Within Deltaproteobacteria bacterium, the genomic segment GGGGAATGGGAAACGCGAGCACCGCGCCGCCTCGGTTGTTGAGATTGTTGCAGAGTTCGATTCTGAGCTTCTCGTTCATGCGTTTCGCTCCTTACCGTGTAAAAGATGGAGGATCCGTGATCCTGTTTCGGCTGTTACCGAAACCATTCTTATCATAATTTCGGTCCCTGTCGCAAAGGCTTGCCGATCGGGATGGAAGGCACGGGGGAACGACGTTCCCCCGGACCCCCTGATGCGGGCTCCGCCCCGCCGGGGCGGGTCGGAGCCGAACTGGCGCGCCTCTCCGAGAAATACCCGTAACTGACTTGGAATATGCACATATGTTGGGTTACGCTCGTTGCGCTCGCTAACCCAATCTACAAACCCATGCCTTTCGCAGCCTCTCCGCCGAAGGCGGCGAGGCCTGCCTGAAAAGCTTTGAAAAGGGGTGCGGGGGAAGACTTTCTCGAAAGTCTTCCCCCGCAAGACATTACAAGGCGTTCGATCGCCGCGAATCTCCTAATCGCCGGGCTGAATGGCGCGGATGACGGATTCGATATGGTCGGTCCCGGTAGCGAGGAAGGTATCGGATTCACGTAGGACGACGTCTCCGCTCGAGAGGAGCAACTCGAGATGGCTGAGGATTTCGTGTACGGCCAGCAGGCTGCCGTGTCCTCTCAGCAGGGATTCTTCGAAGTTCCCCGCAGCGCTGGATGTGATGCCCGATCAGCTCGTCCACCCGTTCGTCCAGGCTCATCCAGTTCCACACGGATTTGTAGTACAGGCGGTGCGCCGGAAGCACGATCATGCCGGGGTGGGCTTGAGCGATCCGTCCGAGCTTTTTCAGCGAGCGTATATACGCCCTGAGGCCATAGATCCGATCGCCCTGTTCATAGCCGGGCGGAAGAATGCCCTTCGTCAGGTTGTGAAACTCCTCCCGGGTGGGATGTGGGGTGATATCCGGCAGCACGGTGTCGCCCACCAGGATGGCTTCTTCACCGATTCGGACGGCCAGGGAGTCGGGGCTGTGGCCCGGAACGTAATACACGTGGGTCGCGCCGTCGAGGGTGCTGTCAGCGCCCGGAATGGTTTGGATCCGCAAGCTGCTTCTGGTTTTGTGGTACTGAACGCAATGAGTGTCGGAAAAGGCTTTGGGCATGGGACAGTGCCAGCAGGAAGCGGGAAATCCCCGGGCGGCGCGGGGAGGTGTTTTCGTGGGATAGAAGCGTATCAGGCGATCGTAATTTTCATGAGCCCTGATGTTTACAGGGGCCACGCGGGCGATCTCGGCGAGGCCTCCGTCATGATCTTCATGCCCGTGGCTCAAAAGGATGCACTCGAGGTCTTTGACGGCCAGGCCCAAGCGATCCATGAGCCCGAGGAGTTTAGCGCCCATGCCTTTGTTGCCCGTGTCCACCATGAAAGGGGTGTCCGCGAGCACGATGTAGTTCCACGTGGGCCCGAGGTCCCAGTCGCCGCCGTAATCATTCTCCGTGCCCAGGGCGAAGATCTTCACGCCCGACGGGAGGTCCACCCGAAAGGCCATGTTGTTTCCCCGGTCATCTCCTTTTTGAATAACTTCAATCGAGTTTCTCGACATGATACGGTTCCTCTAAAACGGCCTCAGCGGACAAAGACCGTAAGCGTATGAACATGGATGAAGGTTCGCATGGGTACGGATGTCGGGTTTATGAATCAGGTGCAGGATGCGATCTACTGGTGTACACCCCTCGGAGCCATTTATCCAGAAAAAGAAGCCGCATCCGTGCAGGGGTCTTTGGGCATCTTTTCGAATGCAACCAATTCACCCTACAGTAAGGTACGAAATGGAACCGTAGGAAATCCGGCCGGATCCGGAGGGATTTGGGGATGGACGAAGGGTTCCCCATTGGAAACCTGAAACGCGAGCCGGCCCTGCCGTCCGTGTTAGTCCAGGTAGCCGCTCTCCGGATCGGACATGAAGGGATTCAACACCGCCATGGCCGTACGCATTCTCCTGAA encodes:
- a CDS encoding MBL fold metallo-hydrolase, whose amino-acid sequence is MSRNSIEVIQKGDDRGNNMAFRVDLPSGVKIFALGTENDYGGDWDLGPTWNYIVLADTPFMVDTGNKGMGAKLLGLMDRLGLAVKDLECILLSHGHEDHDGGLAEIARVAPVNIRAHENYDRLIRFYPTKTPPRAARGFPASCWHCPMPKAFSDTHCVQYHKTRSSLRIQTIPGADSTLDGATHVYYVPGHSPDSLAVRIGEEAILVGDTVLPDITPHPTREEFHNLTKGILPPGYEQGDRIYGLRAYIRSLKKLGRIAQAHPGMIVLPAHRLYYKSVWNWMSLDERVDELIGHHIQRCGELRRIPAERTRQPAGRTRNPQPSRVAPLERRRRPT